One region of Corvus moneduloides isolate bCorMon1 chromosome 1, bCorMon1.pri, whole genome shotgun sequence genomic DNA includes:
- the POMGNT2 gene encoding protein O-linked-mannose beta-1,4-N-acetylglucosaminyltransferase 2, with product MPAQPGLPGGSSRALLDLSLCVRSHTQYFNFVELPAAALKFMPKPVFVPDVALIANRFNPDNLMHVFHDDLLPIYYTMQQFSDLDLEARLFFMEGWSEGVHFDLYKLLSNKQPLLREELKTLGRLLCFTKSYVGLSKITTWYQYGFVQPQGPKANILVSGNEIRQFTKFMMQKLTYSLEESSSEEYIVVFSRTINRLILNEAELILALAQEFQMKTISVSLEEHSFSDIVRLISNASMLVSMHGAQLVMSLFLPRGATVVELFPYAINPEHYTPYKTLATLPGMDLQYIAWQNTDKEDTVTYPDRPWDQGGIAHLDKAEQERIIKSTEVPRHLCCRNPEWLFRAYQDTKVNIPSLIHVIRQAVKTKPGPRSRKWSGSLYPGKVRDAKCQASVQGTSDAKLAVSWQIPWNLRYLKVREVKYEVWIQEQGENTYMPYILSHQNHTFSENIKPFTIYLVWIRCIFNKNLLGPFADVLLCST from the coding sequence ATGCCTGCCCAACCTGGGCTCCCCGGAGGTTCCAGCCGGGCTCTGCTTGACCTCTCCCTCTGTGTAAGATCACACACCCAGTACTTCAACTTCgtggagctgccagctgctgcgCTGAAATTTATGCCAAAGCCGGTCTTCGTGCCTGATGTGGCGCTGATCGCCAACAGGTTCAACCCAGACAACCTGATGCACGTCTTTCATGACGACCTCCTCCCCATCTATTACACCATGCAGCAGTTCTCCGACTTAGATCTGGAGGCACGACTCTTCTTCATGGAAGGCTGGAGTGAAGGTGTTCACTTTGACCTGTACAAGTTACTGAGTAACAAGCAGCCGCTCCTCAGGGAGGAGCTTAAAACCCTGGGCAGGCTCCTCTGCTTTACCAAATCCTATGTGGGACTATCCAAAATCACCACCTGGTACCAGTACGGATTTGTCCAGCCACAAGGGCCAAAGGCTAACATCTTGGTTTCTGGTAATGAGATCAGGCAGTTCACCAAATTCATGATGCAGAAACTGACATACAGCTTGGAGGAAAGCTCCAGTGAGGAGTACATCGTAGTGTTCAGTCGGACAATCAACAGACTTATCCTAAATGAGGCAGAACTAATCCTGGCTCTCGCTCAGGAGTTTCAGATGAAAACCATTTCCGTCTCTCTGGAGGAGCATTCATTTTCTGACATCGTCCGGTTGATCAGCAATGCGTCCATGCTGGTCAGCATGCACGGGGCCCAATTAGTCATGTCGCTCTTCCTGCCAAGAGGGGCCACAGTGGTGGAGCTCTTCCCATATGCTATCAACCCTGAACACTACACCCCTTACAAAACCCTGGCAACCCTTCCTGGCATGGACCTGCAGTACATTGCCTGGCAGAACACTGACAAGGAAGACACCGTCACCTACCCGGACAGACCTTGGGATCAGGGTGGGATTGCTCACCTGGACAAAGCTGAGCAGGAGCGCATCATTAAGAGCACGGAGGTGCCACGGCACCTCTGCTGCCGCAACCCCGAGTGGCTGTTCCGTGCCTACCAGGACACAAAGGTGAACATCCCATCTCTCATACACGTGATTAGGCAGGCTGTGAAGACTAAGCCCGGACCCAGAAGCAGAAAGTGGTCTGGTAGCCTCTACCCTGGCAAAGTGAGGGATGCCAAGTGTCAGGCCTCTGTCCAGGGCACGAGTGATGCTAAACTTGCTGTGTCCTGGCAGATCCCCTGGAATCTGAGGTATCTCAAGGTCAGAGAAGTAAAATATGAAGTGTGGATACAAGAGCAAGGGGAAAACACTTACATGCCTTATATATTGTCCCATCAGAATCACACCTTCTCAGAAAACATTAAGCCCTTCACGATATACCTGGTGTGGATACGCTGCATCTTCAACAAAAATCTCCTGGGACCTTTTGCAGATGTGCTCTTGTGTAGTACATAA